ATGGCTTAAAACAGAGAATACGTTAAAATAATACCAATAAACGTAGGGCTAAAACACACGAAAAGGAGGCAATACAATTGGTTGTTTGACAATTAACACTTCTTTGCGACCGCAGTTCCCATAATACCCTTTTACACTTAAATTATATAGCTCGGCGCCTGGCGCCTTCTATTCATAATCCGATCTTGCGATCCATCCTCACTGTGTCCTCTCTTAGTGGTTGCTTTTACTGTTgcttctgttgctgttgtttgtGCCTTGGTAATACTTTAatggtgtgtgtgttgtggtGTGGTTGGTGATGTGTTTCTTgcttccgcttccgcttcAGTAGAGCGCCACATTGGAGGCCTGTGTGTAGGCATCCCACTCGCAGTCACAGCCCTCGAGGCAGTCGGGGCATTCCAGCTCACTGTCTTGTCAGTAGAGCCAGGACACGGGCACCCACTGCGGGGTGGTGTGCACCCGCTCGATGGCCGTCTCCAGCGTGGCAATCGTCTCGCTGATGTCGTTGTTCACAATCGTCAAATCGAAGAAGTGCCCATACAGCTGGCGCAGCATCTCCGACTCCTTGGCCAGCCGCTCCAGGCTGCCGTCGTACTGTCAAAGAAAGCAATTAGAATGGTTTCTAATATATCCATTGTATTTACAGTTTCTTACATCCGCAATATTCTGCAGCGAGGGGGCCGCTATAAAGACGACATAGGGCGTGAACTCGGCGGTGCGCAGAATCTTTAGCGCCTGCGGCTCCACATCCAATATGGCCATCTTTCCCTCGGTGTGTATGCGCCGAATGGTGTCCAACTTGGTGCCGTACATCGCGTCCTCATGAGTGCCTTTTAGGGATTTGGAAGGGGTTTTTAAGTTTACTAGGAATAGTAAGTTAAATTGGGAAACTTACCATATTCCAAGTACTCATTCGCACCGATGTCCGCCATCATTTCGTCGTGCGAGACAAAGTAATAGCTGCGTCCGTTCTCCTCCTCGGGTTTGGCAGGTCTCGTTGTATCTGGAGAGGAGAGGAAGAGGAAAGGAATTAGCAGACATTCTTTACCTATACTCctcattatttatatttcgaaaTATGTCAAGGACCTTAACATCCTCTAAAAACTTCCAAGAAACCAGGTTAGTCATAAATTTTGAAGCTATAATTCGCTGTCAATGGTTGATAAATCAATTGAGGAATTTAAAAGGGAAAGCTGACAGTATAAAGTGCCACGTTTATaagttaaaaatgtattttctaaaagaaaataatggcTTATTCTCATATTTTGCAGAATATTTATGATGATTCAAGTTTTATGGGAAACAAAATGGATATAACGATTTATGCATCATTAAACCAAGTAATTGAGTGATGATTTTTCGTTTTAAAGAGCCAAAAATATCTTCTAAATATACTTAAGCAAATATTCTAacgattttatttagttttgaaaCTTACGAGGAATGGGATAGGCGTACTTGTCGGGATACTTTGATATCAAGGTGTTCTTGATGTGCCGCCTGCCCACCCCATGAGCACCCAATAGCACCAATGTCTTTCTCTGGAAGTTTGGATCACCAACTGCAAAAGAAAGAAAGTATACAAACGAATTGTAAACATAAACAAGCTTCACGTCCTGGCTGGCTGGTGAACCCACCTGGCACCTTGACAACCTCCTCGTACGTGACCACATCGAGCGTGTCGAAGATGGCGTTATGCTTGGCCAGGTATTTGTCCCGGCATTGCTTCTTCTTGCGCCCGAAGATGGAGCAGTTAACTGTTGGTTATAATGTAAGgccaaatattattaaattgtttcaTTTGGAGAGGCAGATTAGATATGTAGTAGAGCTGAGTAGGTTAAGAGCCGCATGCTTATAGAGCAGACACAAACATGCTGTAGAGCAGGCATTAGAGATAAAATCGAGCACAAAGCAAGCACGATTCTGCTTATTGGATGAGTTTATGATAAATCCTTTTAGATGATTGATACAACAATGGtcctgaataaataaatttccttttGGCTCCGGATTCCTGCCTGTCCTAGGCCttcaaataaattgaatatgcGGTGTGTTCTTTAAGCCAGCCTAACGTGCAAAGGTGTAAAGGGTGTGTGTTTCTGTGTTTGTGAGTATTTTCTGGGAGCTAACTAAGTCTCTCAAAGAGTGAGTTTTGGGGTTTATAAGCGGGGTTTAATACTGGGGGTACTGTAAGGTACAACTAAAGGAAATAAGTAATAAGATGCGTGACTACCGActctttcttttaaataaaatttatttagaggCTCAATCTAGCTTAAGAATTTGTTTTGCCGTTACAcatcttattattatattgtcTTTGGTACAACTTTGTCTGAGGTGCATCTACAACTTCGTGGCGTATGGCGTACGTGATCATGAGAGGTGGTTCTACTCGTTTCCTTGGGGGGCTGAGTGGTGTTGGTTCATTGGTGGTGCCGTCTACGAAAAGCTACAACTTTGGAACTTGGGTGGGTGTCAGGGTTTGGATATGGATAAGGGGTTAAGGGATATGGAACTGAATTCTTTATACAACTTTATGCTATCGATAGAAATTCTGCTGTTTAGTGTGGCATTGTTTGTGGCATAACAGGAACTCAAGAAGAAACGTTTAAAAGACGAGTCTTGGCAGGTCTCCTTGTGGAGATTCCTTTGGATTTTGTGGTGTAGAGTGGTGTGTGTTGGtgggtttttttgtttggttatATGGTAACTACCTGCTGATCCATCACACCCATCTGCGTGAGCGGAACATCCAGCACCCGGTTCTCCTGCATTATATATTATCATACATACACAGTTTATAGCGATTTCTTGGTTTCGGTTATTGGTTATTGGTTTTCGAGATGCGAGAATCATGGTTAGCAACTAAGTTATAAGAGATTTGTACAGGTGTGCGAGAGGGGGGAAATTGGAGGTTGAGTCTTGGTTTGTTTAGCTTGAAATTTGGCAGCGTTTTGGTGGCTTTCACTTttcccttcttgtttttttttttattgggttAATTTGAAAAGGTATTCCTTTGACTACTTTTTGGGGCATGCAACTCTCTGGGTGTTGAGTGTACAGATGTGGGTGTCATtgggtgttgtgtgtgttgtgggTGTTTAAAAGAGACGTAGAGAGAGAGCAGATAGAGAGTGGGCGCGCTTTCCCCTATTTTCTTTCGAGTAACTACGAGTTCGTCATACACTTccaatataagtacaattatTCATATAGCATACGATTGGTTTGATTATATCGAGCATCCAATTACACATAGAGAACACGGATAGGTTTTGCTTCGAGACGCCTGCCAATGCCTCTACCCCGGTACTCaccctgctcctgcttggTCTTGTCTACCGTCTGGCAGGCAATCCGCCACTCCTGCAGCTCCGGCGACGGTATCAGTCCCGCCGAACCGCCCACCGTGTCCAGTCGCGCCTGCCACCAGTGATGGTCATCCTTGCTAATTATCTGCGCGGgtaacaaatataattaattatacgATTCCTATCGCCATCGGTTGTACTCTCTGCATACCTGCAGTATGTCGCCCACTTGGAACGATATGCCCGCCTGGGCGCAGGGTATAAGCTCATCATCCAGCGGATTATAATCGAATTGTGCGCGCACGAAAATCTGCGGAAAAAGAAGAGCAGGAAAAAATAGTAGAAACTCTGTTGAAATCTGCAAATAGTTTTGCTTGTCGGTCGATGATTTGGTTTTCCTTTTCCGTATTCATTTactatctttttttttgtattttgtatttctgCGCTATTTTCTGCTGAGACTGCAACTGAGTGGCGGCAGCCTCAGCAAAATGGGTTTCGGCTTACCGAATTATATGCGAAACTCATTTGCATGTCAAAAGCAGATacagaaaacaacaaattctGTTACAGCCAGCAACTGTGGCAAGCAGATGAGGTTAAAAATTAGATACTCTAAGAGATTTATATGCTATTAGCAGGGATTTAAGGcagtttaattaatatttaaggatatatattatattatatttgatttaaggCATTTAAAGGGTTTACAAGAAGAGATTTCTTGGGGCTTAGCTGCTTTTTATGAGAAAAGCTTGTTTTTTtaggaattaaatttaaaaagtgaaagattttaatattttaaaatgttgtttgtaaatttaataagaagAAATGTCTATTCCTGAGCTGCTTTTTATAAGAAAGCATTAAAGCAAAAGCATTAAAAGAAAAGCAACATTATAGTATGGAATTTTAAAAGGGCAATCATAGAGGttttaatactttaaaatgtaaaattgtatttttatttatttatatttaattatttcttgtaaaatattaaatctactttaattttggtatatttcagAGCACTGTTAACCATTTAtgtaacatttaattaaacttttctAACAGCTTTTACCACAAACATACTTTGTACGCCTGCATCACACTTGATTGTAatggaaattgtttattaaattacaacTTTTAGACAAATTAAGAGACTACAACTAATCCGTTTCATTGTCTCTCTTTtttgccaaacaaaaaaataaatgctcAAATATATAAAGTGCAAATATTAATTCAGAAAACGTTTGTTGAGGTTTTAGCTTTTTGTGTAAATTAGGATTTGGCCATGTGTTGCAAACTTTGGCTCATAATTGTAGCAAGCTCGCATCCTGTGCCTGCCACATCGCTGCTGCTGGTAACTGATGAACATAAATTAGACAAATTTACGGCTCCTGTGCGGGCTGTGAGCTATGAGCTATGAGCTGTGCCTTTTGACTGCTCTGACGGTTAATGAATATGCACATCTACTGCCTGTTGTTGGGTGAGTTCGAGTAAAAGTAATTTCGAGCCAGgatgtgtgtggtgtgtggtgtgcggtgtgtgtgcgtgattACGTGTCTATTGTTAGGGGGGATATACTTACAAGCACTGGAGCGGGTCTGATCCTGAAAAGCTGCATGGTGGCATGAGTGGAAGGAAGAGAGAGGACGCAACGGAAGGAAGGAACAgattgagagagagagagtgtgtgGAGTTATGTTAATGCACTGCGAAATAATTGCATAATGGATTATAGCTACAACTGCAGGATGCCTCTTCCCTCAGATACATATGAGCCTGCCCATAAATATTACATGTCTGCCAACACAAACCCATTTCTTTCCGACCAAATATAATGTGCACAATGCACTCGTCTGACTGAGCTGAAAGCCGCTTTCGTTGGTGCCtcattgttttgattttgatatgGAAATTGGGGGAGGAGCCCCCCTCCCCCTTATGGCCCTATAATTAATCCTcattgatattttgatttcGCCAAAATTGACAAACAAAGCGGGCGCATTCCAATTCATTGAACTTAATGACATAATACCAAAGGTAAGGTGCGTTTGGGAGGTTTCAGGAGAGCAATTTAGATAGGGATTAGAGGGGCTTAAGTGTTGTCTATGTGAGggataatatatatttggaaTCATTATGCACGACAGGAGATTTAATTAGCAATTAgggatattattatttttatagagaAGAATATATCATATACTTTTTTGTAAAGAAACTGTCTCTAAGTTCTAGTTAAGCTATCTTTTCTTAAGGCAACCCCATCTAGTTTTGACCATAGAAGcatattctatattttattataaggAAACAGTCTTaagtatacatatgtatggcTGTAACAGCATTTTTCTGCCTTTCTCTCACTTAAATATACAACAACCCAATCTCAATTTCCTTTCTTCAACAAATATTCCTAATAAACCCAAAACCTAACATATTTCTGGGCTCTCAACTTGGCTTACAAATTAGTGGCCATTAATTCCAGCAGAACAGTAATTGAATGGACTGCATAACTCATATGAAATGGGCAGGACAAGG
Above is a genomic segment from Drosophila kikkawai strain 14028-0561.14 chromosome 3R, DkikHiC1v2, whole genome shotgun sequence containing:
- the CASK gene encoding peripheral plasma membrane protein CASK isoform X6 encodes the protein MCQHHGLTSQSLMSGGSHMSLLGSSGSSGMSGSGVGSSGQGIPLGMPSMATMPQCPAAEAAMLAASSAGGHCRSLSGLSSISIPPPPALFNPCSSALSLQQAAATRWGPRTSCPVHSPFRVRVPNGSICSGHQALLHSHDVVARDVYGEEALRVTPPPMVPYLNGDELDNVEGGELQHVTRVRLVQFQKNTDEPMGITLKMTEDGRCIVARIMHGGMIHRQATLHVGDEIREINGQPVQHQSVGQLQRMLREARGSVTFKIVPSYRSAPPPCELFRIRPAPVLIFVRAQFDYNPLDDELIPCAQAGISFQVGDILQIISKDDHHWWQARLDTVGGSAGLIPSPELQEWRIACQTVDKTKQEQVNCSIFGRKKKQCRDKYLAKHNAIFDTLDVVTYEEVVKVPVGDPNFQRKTLVLLGAHGVGRRHIKNTLISKYPDKYAYPIPHTTRPAKPEEENGRSYYFVSHDEMMADIGANEYLEYGTHEDAMYGTKLDTIRRIHTEGKMAILDVEPQALKILRTAEFTPYVVFIAAPSLQNIADYDGSLERLAKESEMLRQLYGHFFDLTIVNNDISETIATLETAIERVHTTPQWVPVSWLY
- the CASK gene encoding peripheral plasma membrane protein CASK isoform X8, which gives rise to MEEADQADEDACCCCRCCGCYGGLSSSDALLMSQQPPQVEAEFQWIGLETAELLPAYITRYYNNLHHQALLHSHDVVARDVYGEEALRVTPPPMVPYLNGDELDNVEGGELQHVTRVRLVQFQKNTDEPMGITLKMTEDGRCIVARIMHGGMIHRQATLHVGDEIREINGQPVQHQSVGQLQRMLREARGSVTFKIVPSYRSAPPPCEIFVRAQFDYNPLDDELIPCAQAGISFQVGDILQIISKDDHHWWQARLDTVGGSAGLIPSPELQEWRIACQTVDKTKQEQVNCSIFGRKKKQCRDKYLAKHNAIFDTLDVVTYEEVVKVPVGDPNFQRKTLVLLGAHGVGRRHIKNTLISKYPDKYAYPIPHTTRPAKPEEENGRSYYFVSHDEMMADIGANEYLEYGTHEDAMYGTKLDTIRRIHTEGKMAILDVEPQALKILRTAEFTPYVVFIAAPSLQNIADYDGSLERLAKESEMLRQLYGHFFDLTIVNNDISETIATLETAIERVHTTPQWVPVSWLY
- the CASK gene encoding peripheral plasma membrane protein CASK isoform X7, with the translated sequence MEEADQADEDACCCCRCCGCYGGLSSSDALLMSQQPPQVEAEFQWIGLETAELLPAYITRYYNNLHHQALLHSHDVVARDVYGEEALRVTPPPMVPYLNGDELDNVEGGELQHVTRVRLVQFQKNTDEPMGITLKMTEDGRCIVARIMHGGMIHRQATLHVGDEIREINGQPVQHQSVGQLQRMLREARGSVTFKIVPSYRSAPPPCELFRIRPAPVLIFVRAQFDYNPLDDELIPCAQAGISFQVGDILQIISKDDHHWWQARLDTVGGSAGLIPSPELQEWRIACQTVDKTKQEQGEPGAGCSAHADGCDGSAVNCSIFGRKKKQCRDKYLAKHNAIFDTLDVVTYEEVVKVPVGDPNFQRKTLVLLGAHGVGRRHIKNTLISKYPDKYAYPIPHTTRPAKPEEENGRSYYFVSHDEMMADIGANEYLEYGTHEDAMYGTKLDTIRRIHTEGKMAILDVEPQALKILRTAEFTPYVVFIAAPSLQNIADYDGSLERLAKESEMLRQLYGHFFDLTIVNNDISETIATLETAIERVHTTPQWVPVSWLY
- the CASK gene encoding peripheral plasma membrane protein CASK isoform X5; amino-acid sequence: MCQHHGLTSQSLMSGGSHMSLLGSSGSSGMSGSGVGSSGQGIPLGMPSMATMPQCPAAEAAMLAASSAGGHCRSLSGLSSISIPPPPALFNPCSSALSLQQAAATRWGPRTSCPVHSPFRVRVPNGSICSGHQALLHSHDVVARDVYGEEALRVTPPPMVPYLNGDELDNVEGGELQHVTRVRLVQFQKNTDEPMGITLKMTEDGRCIVARIMHGGMIHRQATLHVGDEIREINGQPVQHQSVGQLQRMLREARGSVTFKIVPSYRSAPPPCELFRIRPAPVLIFVRAQFDYNPLDDELIPCAQAGISFQVGDILQIISKDDHHWWQARLDTVGGSAGLIPSPELQEWRIACQTVDKTKQEQGEPGAGCSAHADGCDGSAVNCSIFGRKKKQCRDKYLAKHNAIFDTLDVVTYEEVVKVPVGDPNFQRKTLVLLGAHGVGRRHIKNTLISKYPDKYAYPIPHTTRPAKPEEENGRSYYFVSHDEMMADIGANEYLEYGTHEDAMYGTKLDTIRRIHTEGKMAILDVEPQALKILRTAEFTPYVVFIAAPSLQNIADYDGSLERLAKESEMLRQLYGHFFDLTIVNNDISETIATLETAIERVHTTPQWVPVSWLY
- the CASK gene encoding peripheral plasma membrane protein CASK isoform X9 — its product is MLSGNQAFWQSSEMCQRHALLHSHDVVARDVYGEEALRVTPPPMVPYLNGDELDNVEGGELQHVTRVRLVQFQKNTDEPMGITLKMTEDGRCIVARIMHGGMIHRQATLHVGDEIREINGQPVQHQSVGQLQRMLREARGSVTFKIVPSYRSAPPPCELFRIRPAPVLIFVRAQFDYNPLDDELIPCAQAGISFQVGDILQIISKDDHHWWQARLDTVGGSAGLIPSPELQEWRIACQTVDKTKQEQGEPGAGCSAHADGCDGSAVNCSIFGRKKKQCRDKYLAKHNAIFDTLDVVTYEEVVKVPVGDPNFQRKTLVLLGAHGVGRRHIKNTLISKYPDKYAYPIPHTTRPAKPEEENGRSYYFVSHDEMMADIGANEYLEYGTHEDAMYGTKLDTIRRIHTEGKMAILDVEPQALKILRTAEFTPYVVFIAAPSLQNIADYDGSLERLAKESEMLRQLYGHFFDLTIVNNDISETIATLETAIERVHTTPQWVPVSWLY